A single region of the Brassica rapa cultivar Chiifu-401-42 chromosome A03, CAAS_Brap_v3.01, whole genome shotgun sequence genome encodes:
- the LOC117132927 gene encoding uncharacterized protein LOC117132927, protein MVFEICSICGEWKLINGIHWDFIVDDQRGSSLSMIHEDISYNDLIVAVLEDFGIDGNRNSVNLSYASPSKLNFGTKELPPAFIRNDRQVTSYLSKLKENGDLHLCVTIKRRTQLSPMIMSNMIQPRGGNSNHDLPIAGTSNPRETGTQKSPLIMSNMIQTQDEISSTHDSPIAGSSNVFERGTKTHAETEWNSIQRVDEVSGIQHTCISDSLISPSSGLVSNKRGLDSIGLAVYGSGKSKLPSFSSRRGRESMGEDILSPSCGDDDDLFCGKFFKDKKEMSTKLRLHAVSKSFEFHTEYSDKTRYVLSCVDERCSWSFRAKSVKGSQSFFVRHYVSKHTCDTSLRTVSHRQATAKLLGTMVSNHYEGGKIGLKPKQIMEKARNDHGVVITYSKAWRSQEHGQDIARGTPDDSYEALPSWFHMIKEKNPGSVTFIEVDAVGKFKYAFLSLGPSIRGFKLMRKVLSVDGAHLKSKYKGTLLAATAQDGNFHLYPIAFAIVDSENEASWSWFMKCLKTIIPDEEDLVFVSDRAASIEKALLQHYPVAHHGICIFHFQKNVQDNFKSSTLVPLVVEAGYAYTKADFDCYFQEIEESDIVLADYLRKADFRKWTRAYSPANRFNIMTSNLAESINSLLKVSREYPIVCLFDTIRMIMTKWFTERREEGVRHMHPVTVEVGNKMKELYDFTSRFLEVSKINDSEFEVKGDTRDQVVNFQTRHCSCFVFDIEKFPCAHAIAAAKSGNKHENDYVDEFFSNERFTLAYSESVYPVGDKTYWDIPPHVASFVCRPPSTRFPSGRRKKKRIPSSWEYGKYRPISKPSPKAYKCSRCGQKGHNKGSCVRPI, encoded by the exons ATGGTGTTCGAAATTTGTTCTATATGTGGAGAATGGAAACTAATAAATGGAATTCACTGGGATTTCATAGTGGATGATCAACGAGGATCCTCTCTTAGTATGATTCATGAAGATATCAGCTACAATGATTTGATTGTGGCTGTTTTAGAAGATTTTGGAATTGATGGCAACAGAAACAGTGTAAATCTTAGCTATGCCTCACCTTCAAAATTAAACTTTGGTACAAAAGAGCTTCCTCCAGCATTTATTAGGAATGATCGTCAAGTAACATCTTATCTGAGCAAACTTAAGGAGAATGGAGACCTTCATCTATGTGTAACCATTAAG agAAGAACTCAATTATCACCAATGATTATGTCAAATATGATCCAGCCACGGGGTGGAAATAGTAATCATGATTTGCCTATTGCTGGAACTAGTAATCCGCGTGAG aCAGGAACACAAAAATCACCATTGATTATGTCAAACATGATTCAGACACAAGATGAAATTTCTAGTACTCATGATTCGCCTATTGCTGGAAGTAGTAATGTATTTGAG AGAGGAACAAAAACACACGCGGAGACTGAATGGAACAGCATTCAGAGAGTTGACGAAGTCTCTGGTATACAACATACTTGTATTAGCGACAGTCTTATTTCTCCTTCAAGTGGTCTTGTTAGCAATAAG AGAGGATTGGACTCGATTGGACTTGCTGTATATGGGTCTGGAAAGTCAAAATTGCCATCTTTCTCCAGTAGACGTGGTAGAGAAAGCATGGGAGAAGATATCTTGTCTCCCAGttgtggtgatgatgatgatttgttCTGCGGGAAGTTTTTCAAGGATAAAAAGGAAATGAGCACAAAGTTGAGGTTGCATGCAGTTAGTAAAAGCTTTGAGTTCCACACAGAATATTCAGACAAAACACGTTATGTTCTTAGTTGTGTGGATGAAAGATGCAGTTGGAGTTTTCGTGCAAAATCAGTTAAAGGATCTCAGAGTTTTTTTGTTCGTCATTATGTATCTAAACATACTTGTGACACTTCTCTGAGAACTGTTAGTCATCGGCAAGCTACTGCAAAATTGTTGGGAACTATGGTCAGCAATCATTATGAAGGAGGAAAGATTGGGCTGAAACCTAAACAGATCATGGAAAAAGCTAGAAATGATCATGGTGTTGTGATTACATATTCAAAGGCTTGGAGGTCTCAAGAGCACGGCCAAGATATAGCTAGGGGTACTCCTGATGACAGTTATGAAGCTTTGCCCAGTTGGTTTCAcatgataaaagaaaagaatCCAGGTTCTGTGACTTTTATCGAAGTTGATGCTGTTGGGAAATTCAAATACGCATTTTTGTCGCTTGGTCCATCTATCAGAGGGTTTAAGTTGATGAGGAAGGTACTTTCTGTTGATGGTGCCCATCTGAAATCAAAGTATAAAGGGACTCTACTTGCTGCCACAGCACAAGATGGTAATTTTCACTTGTATCCTATAGCTTTTGCTATAGTTGATTCTGAGAATGAAGCCTCATGGAGTTGGTTTATGAAATGTCTGAAAACCATCATTCCTGATGAAGAGGATTTGGTTTTTGTCTCTGATCGTGCGGCCTCTATTGAAAAAGCTCTTTTACAACATTATCCTGTTGCTCACCATGGAATCTGCATCTTTCACTTTCAAAAGAATGTCCAGGACAATTTCAAAAGTTCAACACTTGTCCCTTTGGTTGTTGAAGCTGGTTATGCCTACACCAAAGCTGATTTCGATTGCTATTTTCAAGAGATTGAGGAGTCCGACATTGTATTAGCAGATTATCTTCGTAAAGCAGACTTCAGGAAGTGGACCCGAGCTTATTCTCCTGCTAATCGCTTCAACATCATGACGTCAAACTTGGCCGAATCTATAAATTCTTTGCTGAAAGTGAGTCGTGAGTATCCAATTGTCTGTCTTTTTGACACTATTAGGATGATAATGACTAAGTGGTTCACTGAACGACGTGAGGAAGGAGTTCGTCACATGCACCCTGTCACTGTCGAAGTGGGGAACAAGATGAAGGAGCTATATGATTTTACGTCTCGCTTCCttgaagtttccaaaatcaATGATTCAGAGTTTGAGGTTAAGGGAGATACAAGAGATCAAGTGGTGAATTTTCAAACAAGGCATTGTTCATGTTTTGTGTTTGATATTGAGAAGTTTCCTTGTGCTCATGCAATTGCCGCTGCAAAATCTGGGAATAAGCACGAAAATGATTATGTCGATGAGTTTTTCTCCAATGAAAG GTTTACACTAGCATATTCAGAGAGTGTATATCCTGTTGGTGATAAAACATATTGGGATATTCCTCCCCATGTAGCTTCGTTTGTTTGTCGCCCTCCATCTACACGCTTTCCTAGTGGGAGGAGGAAAAAAAAGAGGATACCAAGTTCGTGGGAGTATGGAAAATATCGGCCCATATCTAAACCATCACCCAAGGCTTACAAATGCAGCAGATGTGGACAGAAAGGACACAACAAAGGTAGTTGTGTAAGGCCTATTTGA